A region of Acidimicrobiales bacterium DNA encodes the following proteins:
- a CDS encoding dehydrogenase E1 component subunit alpha/beta: MVRKSAMARGAGAAPEDRADVEAPGPPNGAVAGPAPGTGQDGPLGPFPVEELVADFRTACLSRALDDREILLQKQSRVFFQISGAGHEVVLLALARSLRPAYDWFFPYYRDRALVLALGVTPLDIMLEAVGSSLDPASGGRQMPCHWGAVTKNIVTQSSPTGSQCLPAVGCAEAGRYIGRRPGLPGCRAEGDEITYVSLGEGATSEGEFWESLNTACRLHLPVLFLVADNGYAISVRAADQSPAPVAELVRGFRGLAVTSLEGWDYAACRTEGALAVARVRAGEGPGLIHAHVTRPYSHSSADSQAKYRDPEELAEEEEHDPIDTFERALVSAGILTHEQATEMRAEARDTAARAAEEALAAPRPDPATVTDNVVRLPTRPALPDPDPDPRPEPGAEEPVVMAEAIRLTLHELLARDERIRVFGEDVADADDEVLDQVEGKGGVFGVTRGLQRRFGSARCYNTPLAESNIVGRGIGQALRGLRPCAEIQFFDYIWPAMQQLRSEAATIRWRSNGDFTCPLVVRVAIGGYLTGGAIWHSQSGESIFAHIPGLLIAFPSRARDAVGLLRSAFDAGDPVLFLEHKHLYRQHYAADPLPPVGWALPFGRAALVRPGRHLSIVTWGATVQKSLVAADQLAAEGCDIEVVDLRTIAPWDHDAVCESVRRTSRLLVVHEDTLTAGFGAEVAAWVAEHCFWALDAPVSRVTALDTFVGYEPSLEHAILPQVDDIVTAARALAAV; encoded by the coding sequence GTGGTGCGCAAGAGCGCGATGGCACGAGGTGCGGGTGCGGCACCCGAGGACCGTGCCGACGTCGAGGCCCCGGGCCCGCCGAACGGCGCCGTGGCGGGCCCCGCACCGGGCACCGGGCAGGACGGCCCGCTGGGCCCGTTCCCGGTGGAGGAGCTCGTGGCGGACTTCCGGACGGCGTGCCTGTCGCGCGCCCTCGACGACCGCGAGATCCTGCTGCAGAAGCAGAGCCGCGTGTTCTTCCAGATCTCCGGCGCCGGCCACGAGGTCGTGCTCCTGGCGCTGGCCCGCTCGTTGCGGCCCGCCTACGACTGGTTCTTCCCCTACTACCGCGACCGGGCGCTCGTGCTCGCCCTGGGCGTGACGCCCCTCGACATCATGCTGGAGGCCGTGGGCTCGTCGCTCGACCCGGCATCGGGCGGCCGGCAGATGCCGTGCCACTGGGGGGCCGTGACGAAGAACATCGTCACCCAGTCGAGCCCCACGGGCAGCCAGTGCCTGCCCGCCGTGGGGTGCGCGGAAGCCGGTCGCTACATCGGCCGGCGCCCGGGGCTGCCGGGATGCCGCGCCGAGGGCGACGAGATCACGTACGTCTCGCTCGGTGAGGGTGCCACCTCCGAGGGCGAGTTCTGGGAGAGCCTCAACACCGCCTGCCGCCTGCACCTGCCGGTGCTGTTCCTCGTGGCCGACAACGGGTACGCCATCTCCGTGCGCGCCGCGGACCAGTCGCCGGCACCGGTCGCCGAACTCGTGCGGGGGTTCCGCGGCCTGGCGGTGACGTCCCTGGAGGGCTGGGACTACGCCGCCTGCCGCACCGAGGGGGCGCTCGCCGTCGCCCGCGTGCGCGCCGGGGAGGGTCCGGGCCTGATCCACGCCCACGTGACCCGGCCCTACTCCCACTCGTCGGCGGACTCCCAGGCCAAGTACCGCGACCCCGAGGAGCTCGCCGAGGAGGAGGAGCACGACCCCATCGACACCTTCGAGCGCGCCCTCGTCTCCGCCGGCATCCTCACCCACGAGCAGGCGACCGAGATGCGCGCCGAGGCGCGCGACACCGCGGCGCGCGCCGCCGAAGAGGCACTGGCCGCGCCCCGGCCCGACCCGGCCACCGTCACCGACAACGTGGTGCGGCTGCCCACGCGGCCCGCGCTGCCCGATCCCGATCCCGACCCCCGCCCCGAGCCCGGCGCCGAGGAGCCCGTCGTCATGGCGGAGGCCATCCGCCTGACACTGCACGAGCTGCTCGCCCGCGACGAGCGCATCCGCGTGTTCGGCGAGGACGTGGCCGACGCCGACGACGAGGTGCTGGACCAGGTCGAGGGCAAGGGCGGCGTGTTCGGCGTGACGCGGGGCCTGCAACGACGCTTCGGCTCGGCGCGCTGCTACAACACGCCGCTCGCCGAGTCGAACATCGTGGGCCGCGGCATCGGCCAGGCCCTGCGCGGGCTGCGCCCCTGCGCGGAGATCCAGTTCTTCGACTACATCTGGCCGGCGATGCAGCAGCTGCGCAGCGAGGCGGCCACCATCCGGTGGCGGTCGAACGGCGACTTCACCTGCCCGCTGGTGGTGCGCGTGGCCATCGGCGGCTACCTCACCGGGGGGGCGATCTGGCACTCCCAGAGCGGCGAGTCGATCTTCGCCCACATCCCGGGGCTGCTCATCGCCTTCCCGTCGCGCGCCCGCGATGCCGTGGGCCTGCTGCGCAGCGCCTTCGACGCCGGGGACCCCGTGCTCTTCCTGGAGCACAAGCACCTCTACCGCCAGCACTACGCCGCTGACCCGTTGCCCCCGGTCGGATGGGCGCTTCCCTTCGGCCGCGCCGCGCTGGTGCGCCCGGGCCGCCACCTGAGCATCGTGACGTGGGGCGCCACCGTGCAGAAGTCGCTGGTGGCGGCCGACCAGCTGGCGGCGGAGGGATGCGACATCGAGGTCGTGGACCTGCGGACCATCGCCCCGTGGGACCACGACGCGGTGTGCGAGTCGGTGCGGCGCACGAGCCGGCTCCTCGTCGTGCACGAGGACACCTTGACGGCCGGGTTCGGGGCGGAGGTGGCGGCCTGGGTGGCCGAGCACTGCTTCTGGGCGCTCGACGCGCCGGTCTCACGGGTCACCGCCCTCGACACCTTCGTCGGCTACGAGCCGTCGCTGGAGCATGCCATCCTCCCCCAGGTCGACGACATCGTGACCGCGGCGCGTGCCCTGGCCGCGGTCTGA
- a CDS encoding NAD(P)/FAD-dependent oxidoreductase, translating to MERVVVIGAGFAGLSTARHLAGHPVQVTLVDHHNFHTFQPLLYQVATAGLEPADVAYPVRTIFGREPTITFRHGRALSVDLAARTVALADGAALEYDRLVVATGATTGFFAVPGAPRHALPLYTLADARRLRNHVLACLEAADARPEDFDGGAPTFVVVGGGATGVEMAGALVELLDVSVRRDRLRIDPDRTRVVLLEAGDRLLAGFEEDSSRYAAQTLRDRGVDVRLRTPVAEVTAEGARLANGTWLRAAAVVWAGGVTVDGTLAASLPTPRGRGGRVTLEPDLSLAGHPEVFVVGDAGAVPRGPGAPEACPQVAQVAMQSGKHAARQILRRQAGEPTTAFAYHDKGLMATIGRHAAVAQLRRGPVLRGTLGWLAWLGLHLVYLIGFRNRLVVLVNWWWRYLDWPSGPRLIVADVEADR from the coding sequence ATGGAGCGGGTCGTCGTCATCGGCGCCGGGTTCGCCGGGCTGAGCACCGCCCGGCACCTCGCCGGCCATCCCGTACAGGTCACCCTGGTCGACCACCACAACTTCCACACCTTCCAGCCGCTGCTCTACCAGGTGGCCACGGCCGGCCTCGAGCCCGCCGATGTCGCCTACCCGGTGCGCACCATCTTCGGCCGCGAGCCCACCATCACCTTCCGCCACGGCCGCGCCCTCTCGGTCGACCTGGCGGCCCGCACGGTCGCCCTCGCCGACGGCGCGGCGCTCGAGTACGACCGGCTGGTGGTGGCCACCGGTGCCACGACGGGGTTCTTCGCCGTCCCCGGCGCCCCGCGGCACGCGCTGCCGCTCTACACGCTCGCCGATGCCCGGCGCCTGCGGAACCACGTCCTCGCCTGCCTCGAGGCGGCCGACGCCCGGCCCGAGGACTTCGACGGCGGCGCGCCCACCTTCGTGGTGGTGGGCGGCGGGGCCACCGGCGTCGAGATGGCCGGCGCGCTCGTCGAGCTGCTCGACGTCTCGGTACGCCGGGACCGCCTGCGCATCGACCCCGATCGCACCCGGGTCGTGCTCCTCGAGGCCGGCGACCGGCTGCTGGCCGGGTTCGAGGAGGACTCGAGCCGCTACGCGGCGCAGACGCTGCGCGACCGGGGCGTCGACGTCCGCCTGCGGACGCCGGTGGCCGAGGTCACCGCCGAGGGGGCGCGCCTGGCCAACGGCACCTGGCTGCGCGCCGCCGCGGTGGTGTGGGCGGGGGGCGTGACCGTCGACGGCACCCTGGCCGCCTCGCTGCCGACGCCGCGCGGCCGGGGCGGGCGCGTCACGCTCGAGCCCGACCTGTCGCTCGCCGGCCATCCCGAGGTCTTCGTGGTGGGCGACGCCGGCGCCGTCCCCCGCGGCCCGGGCGCGCCCGAGGCCTGTCCCCAGGTCGCCCAGGTGGCGATGCAGTCGGGGAAGCACGCCGCCCGGCAGATCCTCCGGCGCCAGGCCGGTGAGCCCACCACCGCCTTCGCCTACCACGACAAGGGGCTGATGGCGACCATCGGCCGGCATGCGGCGGTCGCCCAGCTGCGCCGCGGTCCCGTCCTGCGGGGGACCCTCGGGTGGCTGGCGTGGCTGGGGCTGCACCTCGTCTACCTGATCGGGTTCCGCAACCGCCTCGTCGTGCTCGTCAACTGGTGGTGGCGCTATCTCGACTGGCCCTCGGGCCCCCGCCTCATCGTCGCCGACGTGGAGGCGGACCGGTGA
- a CDS encoding phosphotransferase → MPGATPPPWRPEEAGTDWLTDALRGAGVVGGRRVVAFDTEPVGTGQMADCVRFRLTYDADAPGAPGTLVGKFTPADRTSRATALALRTSEVEVRFYQEVAATVGVRTPRCYAAEVDPATGEFALLLEDLAPARQGDQVAGCSPDQASLALAELARLHAPRWGDPSLEHLPWLERQGPEPGAMAEVLPVLFGGFVERYGDQLDPAVIGVGERLFPRIGDYLRRRPGPRTVQHADYRLDNLLFTDEARAVAVVDWQTTTLGPGAADVSYFVGAGLATAERRQHETDLVREYHERLCAGGVPGYSWDDCMTDYRRHAYAGYVMAVGASMLVERTARGDDMFLTMARRHAAQIEDLGAESLLGAA, encoded by the coding sequence GTGCCCGGCGCGACGCCCCCGCCCTGGCGGCCCGAGGAGGCCGGCACGGACTGGCTGACCGACGCGCTGCGCGGTGCCGGGGTGGTGGGCGGCCGGCGGGTGGTGGCGTTCGACACCGAGCCCGTGGGGACCGGGCAGATGGCGGACTGCGTCCGCTTCCGGCTCACCTACGACGCCGACGCGCCCGGCGCGCCGGGCACGCTGGTGGGCAAGTTCACGCCCGCCGACCGGACGAGCCGCGCCACCGCGCTGGCGTTGCGGACGTCGGAGGTCGAGGTGCGCTTCTACCAGGAGGTCGCCGCCACCGTCGGCGTGCGCACGCCCCGGTGCTACGCCGCCGAGGTCGACCCGGCCACCGGGGAATTCGCCCTCCTGCTGGAGGACCTGGCGCCGGCGCGCCAGGGGGACCAGGTGGCGGGGTGCAGCCCCGACCAGGCGTCGCTCGCCCTGGCCGAGCTCGCCCGGCTGCACGCGCCGCGGTGGGGCGACCCCTCCCTGGAGCACCTGCCGTGGCTGGAGCGCCAGGGGCCCGAGCCCGGGGCGATGGCCGAGGTGCTGCCCGTGCTCTTCGGCGGGTTCGTCGAGCGCTACGGCGACCAGCTCGACCCGGCCGTCATCGGCGTGGGCGAACGGCTCTTCCCCCGCATCGGCGACTACCTGCGGCGGCGGCCCGGGCCGCGCACCGTGCAGCACGCCGACTACCGGCTCGACAACCTCCTCTTCACCGACGAGGCCCGCGCCGTGGCCGTCGTCGACTGGCAGACCACCACGCTCGGGCCGGGGGCGGCCGACGTGTCGTACTTCGTCGGTGCCGGCCTCGCCACCGCCGAGCGCCGGCAGCACGAGACCGACCTCGTGCGCGAGTACCACGAGCGGCTGTGCGCCGGCGGCGTGCCGGGCTACTCGTGGGACGACTGCATGACCGACTACCGCCGCCACGCCTACGCCGGCTACGTCATGGCGGTGGGCGCCTCCATGCTGGTGGAGCGCACCGCGCGCGGCGACGACATGTTCCTCACCATGGCGCGACGTCACGCCGCCCAGATCGAGGACCTCGGCGCCGAGTCGCTGCTCGGCGCCGCATGA
- the rmuC gene encoding DNA recombination protein RmuC yields MIVGTVIGILLGAGAGAAVALVVASSRAAARASAERVAHAAALAASRAEVSALQAALEHERQASRERQAATEEVRRQLVGEFAELSRRALQQNNTQFLELADSRLARAHQSARGDLDQRTQAIEELLRPLHDQLGRYEEGLRRLELDRQGAYSSLSEQVKQLTQSQEKLQVETRNLVTALRSPATRGRWGELQLRRVVEMAGMLEHCDFEEQVTTEGSDGRVRPDMVVHLPGAKQVVVDAKVPLQGFLDANDAVDDDARLVHLQAHARHLRAHVDALAKKAYWQQFDDSPGFVVAFVPGDPLLAAALEHDPTLLEHAVASHVLLATPTTLIALLRTVAYGWQQEALAENAREVQLMARELYKRLATFGEHMARTGRSLSGAVESYNKAVGSLERNVFPQARRFHELGVVGGADKEMPELVHVDAVARDLHAPELAGSRLARPGEAGLELIEGSGEGHRDLPGAAAT; encoded by the coding sequence ATGATCGTCGGCACCGTGATCGGCATCCTCCTCGGGGCAGGCGCCGGGGCCGCCGTCGCCCTGGTCGTGGCCTCTTCGCGCGCCGCCGCCCGGGCCTCGGCCGAGCGCGTGGCCCACGCGGCCGCGCTGGCGGCGTCGCGGGCCGAGGTGTCGGCCCTGCAGGCCGCGCTCGAGCACGAGCGCCAGGCCTCGCGGGAGCGCCAGGCGGCCACCGAGGAGGTGCGCCGCCAGCTCGTGGGCGAGTTCGCCGAGCTGTCGCGCCGGGCCCTGCAGCAGAACAACACGCAGTTCCTCGAGCTCGCCGACAGCCGCCTGGCCCGGGCCCACCAGTCGGCGCGCGGTGATCTCGACCAGCGCACGCAGGCCATCGAGGAGTTGCTGCGCCCGCTGCACGACCAGCTCGGCCGGTACGAGGAGGGGCTGCGCCGCCTCGAGCTCGATCGGCAGGGGGCGTACTCGAGCCTGAGCGAGCAGGTGAAGCAGCTGACGCAGTCGCAGGAGAAGCTCCAGGTGGAGACGCGCAACCTGGTGACGGCGCTGCGCTCGCCGGCCACGCGCGGGCGTTGGGGCGAGCTGCAGTTGCGGCGCGTGGTCGAGATGGCCGGCATGCTCGAGCACTGCGATTTCGAGGAGCAGGTGACCACCGAGGGCTCCGACGGGCGGGTGCGGCCCGACATGGTGGTGCACCTGCCCGGCGCCAAGCAGGTCGTCGTGGACGCCAAGGTCCCGCTCCAGGGCTTCCTCGACGCCAACGACGCCGTCGACGACGACGCCCGCCTGGTGCACCTCCAGGCGCACGCCCGCCACCTCCGGGCCCACGTGGACGCCCTGGCGAAGAAGGCCTACTGGCAGCAGTTCGACGACTCGCCCGGTTTCGTCGTGGCGTTCGTCCCCGGCGACCCGCTCCTGGCCGCCGCGCTCGAGCACGACCCGACGCTGCTGGAGCACGCCGTCGCCAGCCACGTCCTGTTGGCCACGCCGACCACGTTGATCGCCCTCTTGCGCACCGTCGCCTACGGGTGGCAGCAGGAAGCGCTGGCCGAGAACGCCCGCGAGGTGCAGCTGATGGCGCGCGAGCTCTACAAGCGCCTGGCCACCTTCGGCGAGCACATGGCCCGTACCGGCCGGAGCCTGAGCGGCGCCGTCGAGTCCTACAACAAGGCTGTGGGCTCGCTCGAGCGCAACGTCTTCCCGCAGGCGCGGCGCTTCCACGAGCTCGGTGTGGTGGGCGGGGCCGACAAGGAGATGCCCGAGCTCGTGCACGTCGACGCCGTGGCACGCGACCTGCACGCGCCCGAGCTCGCCGGCTCCCGCCTCGCCCGTCCCGGCGAGGCCGGGCTCGAGCTCATCGAGGGGTCGGGCGAGGGCCACCGGGACCTGCCCGGGGCGGCCGCCACCTGA
- a CDS encoding PhoU domain-containing protein gives MAKRVVVQMGGDDEVTESLAHIDREIIKLFALVGEGVAGATHSLLAGDREAARVLAESDETIDALYREVEQLAQRQLAQRATGPDELRYLVAVLRMLPELERSGDLAEHVSRRAVRGLGVELSPRARGLVEQMGEVACDMWRATADAYADRAEVADNVESLDDELDELHVTLTAEIASGSMPLPVAIEAALVARFYERFGDHAVNLARRISVLAGRTGWA, from the coding sequence GTGGCGAAGCGCGTCGTTGTGCAGATGGGTGGCGACGACGAGGTCACCGAGAGCCTGGCGCACATCGACCGCGAGATCATCAAGCTCTTCGCGCTCGTCGGCGAAGGCGTCGCCGGCGCCACGCACTCGCTGCTGGCCGGCGACCGCGAGGCGGCCCGTGTCCTGGCCGAGAGCGACGAGACCATCGACGCCCTCTACCGCGAGGTCGAGCAGCTGGCCCAGCGCCAGCTCGCCCAGCGCGCCACCGGGCCCGACGAGCTGCGGTACCTGGTGGCCGTCCTGCGCATGCTGCCCGAGCTCGAGCGCAGCGGCGACCTCGCCGAGCACGTGTCGCGCCGGGCGGTGCGCGGCCTCGGTGTCGAGCTGTCGCCGCGCGCCCGCGGGCTCGTGGAGCAGATGGGCGAGGTGGCGTGCGACATGTGGCGCGCCACGGCGGACGCCTACGCCGATCGCGCCGAGGTGGCGGACAACGTGGAGTCCCTCGACGACGAGCTCGACGAGCTGCACGTGACGCTCACCGCCGAGATCGCCAGCGGATCGATGCCGCTGCCGGTGGCGATCGAGGCCGCCCTGGTCGCCCGGTTCTACGAGCGCTTCGGCGACCACGCCGTCAACCTCGCCCGGCGCATCTCGGTGCTCGCCGGCCGGACGGGCTGGGCGTAG